In the Silvanigrella aquatica genome, AGAGGGACAAAAGAAAGAACTTGAAATCCAACAAAAAGCATTAAAAGATCAACAAAAAGCTTTAACCGATGAAGCCGAAAGACTTAAAAAGGATCGCGATCGCTTAAACGCAGAAACAGCGCAAGCGAAACAAATTCTCGATGCAGCCACAATTGCTGATCCCAGTTCACAAAATGGAAAAGGGGGAGGTAACAACGCAAATCAAGGTGCTGGGGCAAATAATAATACTAAGAAAACGGGTAATTAATTTATAGTTAAAGGGGAATCCCTTGCTTAAGAATATAAAAAGTTACTGTAAAATTTTTGTTTCATTATACCTCATTAATTTGTTACAAATAACTCCTATTTTTGCTGAAGAAACAGAACTGCCCGTTAGAATAAAAGATTTGGTAGAAGTCAGAGGTGTGCGCTCTAATCCCTTAAGCGGAATGGGATTGATCGTGGGTCTGCAAGGAACAGGAGATAGTAAATCGAGCATTGCGACCAATAGAGCCGCTGCCGCCGTAATGAACCGTCTCGGAATTACGGTCACACCAGAAGAAGTGATCACAAAAAACGTCGCTGTCGTCGTTGTCACCGCAGAACTTCCTCCTTTTGCGCGCATAGGTGACAAAATAGATATTCGCATTTCCAGCATGGGTGATAGCACAAGTTTAGAAGGGGGCACTTTACTCCTCACAAGCCTCAGCGGCGTCGATAGCCAAGTTTATGCAACAGCTCAAGGAAGCATAAGCCAAGGAACATCCATGGCGGGAAATGAAGGCGGAGCGGGACAACCCGCAAAAAGCACAACACCCAAAACAGTTTCTTTAGCCATGAGCGGTGTCGTCGAAAAAGAATTTTTTTCAACATTTATTAATAATAACAATATCGAATTGAGTTTAAAAAATGCTGACTTCACCACAGCAAGCCGCGTTGCTAAAGCTTTAAACGATTATTTTGGAGAGTTTATTGCCGATCCCATCAACAGTGGACTCATTTCAATAAAAATTCCAAAAACAGTGACAAGAAATAATCCTAGTTTTAATCCTGTTACTTTTATGTCACTTCTTGAACAAATTAAAGTAACACCTGATTCAAAAGCTCTCGTTGTCATAAATGAACGCACAGGAACAATCATTTCGGGGCAAAATGTCATTATTGAACCCGTTGC is a window encoding:
- a CDS encoding flagellar basal body P-ring protein FlgI codes for the protein MLKNIKSYCKIFVSLYLINLLQITPIFAEETELPVRIKDLVEVRGVRSNPLSGMGLIVGLQGTGDSKSSIATNRAAAAVMNRLGITVTPEEVITKNVAVVVVTAELPPFARIGDKIDIRISSMGDSTSLEGGTLLLTSLSGVDSQVYATAQGSISQGTSMAGNEGGAGQPAKSTTPKTVSLAMSGVVEKEFFSTFINNNNIELSLKNADFTTASRVAKALNDYFGEFIADPINSGLISIKIPKTVTRNNPSFNPVTFMSLLEQIKVTPDSKALVVINERTGTIISGQNVIIEPVAISHGRLEIQVGKKSNKVSELPASTTVGELVRALNTLGAGPKDVVSILQTLESAKALRAQLKLM